Within Acanthochromis polyacanthus isolate Apoly-LR-REF ecotype Palm Island chromosome 3, KAUST_Apoly_ChrSc, whole genome shotgun sequence, the genomic segment AAAAGttgtgttaccatggttacaAGCATTGACCCAGTCTGACAACTGACACAAAGAGGTAAACACCGATCAATTTGTGGTTTGCTAACAATGTTGCAGGGCGAGGTATAAGAACGTTATCCCTGTTATGAAAGCTGCCTGTTGGGATAAACAGAACTAAGCAGCAAGAGTCAGAAATGATCTTGGTTTGAAAAAAGTCCTATTTTATCAAGAAGACAAATCAAATGAATCCTATTCAAAGATGCCTTGTATAGTACTTGAGAATGTCTGAGTCCCTCAGTGTTGGTATCTAATCATTAACTGTGTCAGGCAGCTATGCGTGCCATTTAAGGAACCAGTTGGGGACTCTTTAGTATGTAGTATGCAGGACTATGCTCATTAAAGCATTGGGGACTGGAAAAGAAACTGAACTGGCAATTGCACATGCCCTTGACGACTTGCGAGCACCAGAGAATCTGTGGGAATTTGTCAAACCCTCGGCGTTTGGTTGCTGCAGCTTACGTGATCATGCACACATCGCCTGCAGTAGACAGTGACCTGACATCATTATGCTGCTGACAGTCAGAGACGCTACCAAGAGACACAGCAGAAGCGTGGCACTAACTACAGATGTGAAAGAATTCTGTTCAGATCATTTAAGATTTATTTGATGTTTCTATCTTAAACGCTGCTTCAGTGAGTATTCCAAACCGGAACACTTTTCAACATGTAGGCGTCTTGCATACTTTGTCTGCCATCTCTGACTTTGGCTTGCTGAAATTTTTGACCACTCCACATGCCAAAGGCCTTCAGCTGCAGCATGTCTGAGGTTTTCTTGCCTGTACTGCCTGTTTTAACCCACCCCTCTTCCCACAGCATTTCAAAGGGAATCAAGTCAGGACTTTTTCCTCAAGCGATTTGATAAGCctccattttttctttctgagcCATTTGCTcgtgtgctttggatcattgtcATGTCGAAAGGTTTACTTCCAGTTCAACTTCAGTTTTCAGAGGCAGATGGCTTCATATTATCTTCAAGCACTCTTTGATATTATGCAGAATCCGTGATTGAATCAGTGAGTACAAGCTGCCCAGTTTCTGAGGCAGCCAAGCAATTCCAAACCACGACatttccaccaccgtgcttcacagctGGCATGAGGTTCTTCTCCTGAAAACTTACATTTGGTTTTAACAAAACATATTTACTAATTACTGTGGCTGAAACGACTCTATCTTTGAATCATCTGTCCACGCTATTCTTTAAGGCCCGCGTATTGCCTGTATGTTCACTGGGGACAGCAAAGACTTTTTCTTGGCATGCCTCCCATGCAGGTCACATTTGTGCAATGTTGGTACATGCACTTTGACATTAACTGGTTCAAGAGTTACCTGCAGATCCTGTGATGAAATTTTAGGCTTCTTGGAGACTTCTTTCCGGTCAGATGGCCTCTGGGCTGAATTTGCTGTGGCGCCCAGTTCTGCACAAATTTGCAGTTGTTCGACATGGTTACCACTTGTAAACGGTTTTCCTTACAGTGGAATGATTAATTTCAGGTAATTTGGAGATCTTTTTAAATCCTTTGCAGATTCATAGGCACACATAATCTTTCTCCTGAAGACCTCACAGATGATGACACCACACACTTTGAGGCAGACAAGTTGCGTAATGTTTACAGTATTTCTGCATATAATCCTAAGCAAGGACTGTTATTTCTTTCGTTTATTTCCttgtgcgtgtgtttgtttgtttgttttttacagtcattGAGGAGGGGGGTGTGAAGATGAAGCTGACAGTTGTCGACACTCCAGGCTTTGGAGACCAAATCAATAATGACAACTGGTGGGTTCTCCAAGATCATTAAAACCTCATAAATGTCATAATAACAGCCTTATCTTGCCAAGAATACATTTCCACTTGCACCATGCAGAACTGTATTTGTGGTTTAGGACTGCTGTGATGCATTTAGCTCCCCAAAATTATATTGAAAGGGATCCCACTCTCTCTTAAGCTGACCTGCTGGATTGTCTTCACAGCTGGGAGCCTATTTCCAAATACATCAATGAGCAGTATGAGAAGTTCCTAAAGGAAGAGGTCAACATCACCAGAAAGAAGCGCATCCCGGACACCAGGATGCACTGCTGTCTCTATTTCATCTCCCCAACTGGACACTCGTGAGTTAAACTTTGGCAGAAGTGGAGATTAGTGAAGTAATCAGTCAGACCATCTTTAAGCACCTCATCTTCAAAGGGTTGTTTTTAGTAATCTGCCTGCATGCTCGGAGAGAACCGCATCTACGCACACACACTAACATTGCACAATGTTCTTTTTATCCAGGaacatttcatttcacattAGCAAAGCCCTGAATCAAGTGTGCTACTTTATATTGCagacaacacacacatctgtctCCTCTGAACACCTCACAATTAGCTCTTGCTGACAACTGTGAAATTGCTCTTTAATGGATAAACGGATACAGTCTTTTGTGTATTACTGCCAATGTATCTCATCCTTCTTAGCCGTGGTAATTGAGACCGACACAATGTTTTTTGTGCTGGCAAACAAGAACTGGGACACCACCTTTGTTCAATGATAAGCCCACTTTTCCAAAACATTCACACTGTATATCTTTTGTTATTGTGGCAAGAGCCAGGAAAGGTGACAAGACATGAAATATGATGGATAAAAGCCCCCCCTGTGCCTCTTTCCAGTCTTGGTTGTCCTAGTCATCTTACTTGGAGAATCACAGCTCCCATATCTCTCTGCAGACTTaagtctctgtctgtctgttccagTCTTCGACAGCTAGACCTCGAGTTCATGAAGCGCTTGAGTCACTCAGTCAACATTATTCCAGTTATTGCCAAAGCAGATACGATGACCATTGAGGAGAGACAGGAGTTCAAGCAGCGGGTGAGTTTCAGCAATGATCTGACTTTGTTGCTCTAATCTGTGTTTTCATATTAACAGTGGATCAGCCTCTCTTGGCTATGCTGCTCTGTTCAGCCCAGTTTAGGGGATCTGTATCAAAATTGTTTATGTTATGcgtgtatttttaaaacaatgaacATATCAGCAaataggggctgcacagtggcacggtggttagcactttcaccttgcagctagaagatccgtGGTTCGTGTcttggccttcctgggatcgtTCTGCATGGACTTTTTCTCCGAgtactccggtttcctcccacagtccaaaaacatgctgaggttaatttatttttctaagttgcccgtaggtgtgaatgtgagtgtgattgtttgtctgtatatgtagccctatgatagactggtgacctgtccagggtgcctccgaccttcaccctaagtcagctgggataggctccagcaccccgtgaccctaatgaggattaagcggtgcatagataatggatgggaGAACATCAGCAAATATTACCCTATCAGTTTACTTACTTTCAGATATCAGGATTGACAGTTGCCTGAAAAGTCTGGTAGGTGTCAGCCACTCTGGAGTCTTGTGTTGATTTAATTAtgtccttttgtttgtttttccttgtttCCTGAAGGTAAGGAAGGAGCTGGAGATGAGCGGGATTGAGTTTTACCCACAGAAAGAGTTTGATGAGGACATGGAGGACAAGAGCGACAATGACAAAATCAGAGTAAGTGGTTCTGCTCTCTATTTCACACAACATTGTCTGGCGATTTCTTATTCTGCAGGAGAATTAGTCTTTGCCACCTCGCCTTTCCACTCAGCTGGACCCAACCTCTTTCGCAAACATGCACCACCTCCTCTTAGCAGAATGTCAGGGCACTGGGGCATGTTATGTATTTGTTTCATCTCATGAACCCTGCGCTGCTCTCTTTGGTACACTGAACCGCACTGAAATGTCTCTGTCCGTAGGAGGCGATGCCCTTTGCTGTGGTGGGGAGTGACAAAGAATATCAGGTGAACGGCAAAAGAGTTCTGGGGAGGAAGACAGCGTGGGGAATCGTAGAAGGTGAGTAAGATGGATTTAATTAAatgaatttgtgtctttttcagagTTGATGGTTCTTtaattctgttttgtgttttttgcagttGAAAATCCAAACCATTGTGAGTTCGCTCAGCTGAGAGATTTCTTGATCAGGTAAACTAGTCTTTTAAATCGATATTCAAACCCTAATGCAATAAACTGGACTAATGAAGGCACTAGAAAATAATAGAATTTGCCATATGCGGTATCTCCAAGGTGAAGTCATCACAGTGCTTATTTGGTCTGACCGACACAAGATCACAGGACGTCATGTTACTGTCAcagagggcaaaaaaaaaaaaaaaaaaaagcaaatattcaaATTTCAGAGACGAGAACCaggatgttttgtcatttttggttgaAGAAAATTGCTTAAATGACTGAACAATTCCCAGAATATTTGCTAATTAATTCAATGAAAATCAGCCAATCAATTCAGTAGCTAAACATGCTTTTTTTGTAACTGACACATAATGTTCAAATCAGCATTTTGAATATAAGGATGTGTAATTCTTTGTGATATCTTGCTAGTACATCTCGCTGGTTCCTGGGTGCAGTCATGCTTTTGCAGTGGGGGAGAATTTTAGCACTAAGGCCTAGTCATGCTTTCTGTATTCGCCAAGGGTCCAAATGACATAAATTTCATCATCTGTTCAAGTTTTCACATACACCAGGAGGACAGATGGTGCtcaaaacaaatgcttgttttgAGGAGAGGCCGTGCCAGAAGATTCTCTGCTAGCCACACCTCCATAATTGATCATTAAGAGACTTGTAATTACAGCGCTTACTGCTGGACTTTGGTGCCACTGTGATCTATTTTGCTATGATTTGTACATTCTTAGTATCCATGGTGCCCAAACACATCAGGAAAGGAATCCAGCCCGCTGTGTTCAGAACACCTCACAACTAATATGCTGTGAAAAGTCAAAGTCTGGCACATCTGCAACATGCACAGGAACCCCGTGTGTTTTCCTGAGTCAGATGTTAGGGACAGTGTGACCACTGGCTAACGGATGTGTTTCCTGTagtatgtgtgtatgaatggAACCACAACTGCTGTCCAGGTTCAGTTTGCATCAGTCAGTTCACAGAGATGCAAACACTATGCGAAGAATCACTTAAgtgcacactggaaaaaaatgcccctctcaaaacaagaaaaaaagttgatttcacagaacttttaccttgaagtaagtgaaaaatctgccaaaagaacaagtgaaaaatggcttggtaagatttcttgaaataagatatgttaaaattagctggaaaaactttTCAAACTGAActttaccaggactgtcaagcttaggtgtcttaaccctcatcttgtcttcatttacaggcaccaaaaaatattgtttccttgtctgaaaaaaatctgaaaatgcagcaaaaaaaatccccaaatttctgaaaatttgcaaaaccttcaggaagaaaattccaataattccttaaatgtttcccttaaaacctttattttaaaaaaaaaataccccaaatttggcaagaaaattcttgtattttcaaaaaatgagtaaaaatcttccaaaaaatcctaaaaatatccaaagtgattccatatacatcagtaaaacttctaatactttctttaagaacattcacataaaaatctaccaaaatccagcgaaatttgctggattttggttcatttttatgtgaatgttcttaaagaagtatttttaacatttcttttttccaccaaaaaatgttcaaatatttcccaaaaatgttgaaaatgtggacatcagaagtttcactgtgaaaatatatatttttttttacattttcaaagtttaaaacgggtcaacttTGAACcccaggacgacacgagggttaaaataagccagacatgctaaaaataGTATCAGTTTTCAGCTGATGCCTCCCTGTTTCATACTGCTGTATAGATGACTAGTAACCTGTCATCTCTGTGTTCTTACATCCCTCTTTTTCAGATCTCACCTCCAGGATTTGAAGGAAGTCACTCATAACATTCACTATGAAACCTACCGTGCCAAGAGACTGAACGAGAATGGAGGTCTGCACCCCATATCTTCCAATGACACCCAAGAAAGCAACCTGTAGTCATTCAGTTGGTAAAATGTTCAAAGTGAGAATAAAAACTATACATTGAAGGTGACAGATGAAcatacaaaacatttcaaacattgtCACCACAGCATTTCTGCATGCGTGGAAGTAATTTGAATCTGTACAAATTGGTGTAATTTAATCTTTAAACTCCACCTAtgcttatttttcactttcttctCCACGTAAACCCCACCAAGCATATCAACCCCCCTCTCCTCCATTCTCATTTCAGAGTCCATTTGACTATTTGGAGGCAGGGACATCCACAGACTTAGTGCCATTATAAAATTAACATCATCTACTGCCAACGCCTTGTCATCTCTCATAGTTCAGTTAGTGCAAGTTTAGAAAGTGTCACTTTATTAAGTGTATGAGAGACAAATTtatatgttttgttattttgtagcAATTGATATCTGAATTTAGACAAACAAGATGATTTGTTCCAATGATAATTCCTGTGTAGTAGTGATGCATGAGCCAGCTGTGCAGCTGACTCTGTTGAAATGGCTCTTTTAAGATCCTCAGCAGTAAGTGTTGATCAGAAGAAGGAATCCCAGTGACTGTGCTATCAGGAGGGCTTAACAAACATTACAAGCTGTGCCGACTTCTTTAATAACCAACTCCAAGgaggaaacaaatgaaatttCTCTCATATTCCCTCGCCTTGTTTAAGTTCGGCTTTCCATTTTTAAGTAGTTTAGGCGCACCGACCTGCATACTAAGATGGGAGACAGCTGCAACATGAGCCACGTATGAAATGCAGTTCATGCAGGCGTCGGTATTTGTGTGTTCAATTAAAGATTCCACTGTGCATACTGCAGATTCAGTGATTCCATAATTCACCATTATAGtgcaaacacaaactgaacagTCTGTAGACAGCTCAGCATGGTTTGTTTCACCACAGTGAACACAGAGGAAAGGAGTGTTGAGTGCACTTTACTGCGTTTACGCTGCTGCTCACTTCCATCAGCAGACTGTGTTACGTCTTGCATACTTTTATCTAGATTCGGATGCATCTTGTGACACATTTTTCGTTTTTAAATAGAGGCTTTTAAATTGACTACAGCATTTCATTTAAGCTGTATGGCAACAACAACATTTCAATTACAAACTTTCTCAACTGGAATGATTCATATATGGTCTAAACCAAATTGTATAAACTACTCTTCTCTGCACattgtgtttgatttgtttgGCTTGAAAGGTTTTTATTGCACATTTCCCCATCTTACTCATTTTAGTGGCCATTCGTGAAAAGAGTATTTTCTGACCCAAAAAATTCTGATCACTGGTGTGATCAGTGTATATTCTCTGCACAGCAAGTGAAGgagaacaaaaaaactgaaattatttttgATATCTTGTGCCATGCAAAGTACATGCAAACAGTGCAGAACTCTAAAGCATTTGTGTtgccattttaaaatgacattactCCTATGCACCACTTGGTGGCAGCACTCTGCCATGTTAAAGCAGTGACTGAATATAACAAGAAAAAGACACTTGGACCAGCTCTGTGTCCACCTCAGATGTTCCAACTGCTGAGcctttaatgatattttttttcgtCAAATGTGTCAAATCCAGTCTTATTTCCACATGAAGTTTACAGAGTTTGGGTCGACCAACATCTCCAGGTCAGGTTTACAAGACAATTTTAACAATAGTACCCCAATTGTATGCACTCCATTTGGAGGTGTAATTATTTGAGATCAGATTATTTATTGAGCTGTGAACATGTTTACCAAGTTTTCGTCAGGAATTCAACATATATACTGTTCTGCCATACACTGTCTGCAGTAGAGCGCAAACACGCCAAAACTAATTTAATCTTTCAATATCTATCAGTCTTTTTCCAGTGTAACCTCAACCTTCATTTTAAACAGTCATGTGTTTGTATGATTTTGATATGAAGTGTGATGTCTGCTACAAAATGATAATAGTTGTCTGTGATTTTAGTGCAGTCAAATGTTGTCGAGCAGAAATTTGAACCAGTGTGACCAGACGTTCTGTTTCTACGGTGTTTATGTGTGCATGCTTGTGTCCATGTTGCCTGTTTGCATACGGCGATTCAGTTCACTCAACACTGGAGCTTCACGTCAACTAACAAGTTATATTTCTGAATGTGTGATGTGTACATTAAATTGATATATCAGAAGGTAAAGCACTGCTGTCTTAACTCCTTAACCTAAACAGCCTACCATCCACACATCACTCAGCCCTTTCAATCAGTAGATCTTCacagtgtaattttatttatcactttttgcAAAGTTGCTGTGACACATTGAGGTGTAATATCCAGTGTGATATGGagttatttatatattaatgtcttattgtaatttattctttatttaataaaaacatgtccatctttttagaaatattttttcatgatttatatTATCCGTATTTATATCAGAACATTCAAATTAATATTTGTGATGTTATTGGTATCATTAGTCGTAAATACAGACACTTCGTATTGATCTTATGAGAACATATACGGTGGTGGAAAAAGTTCTtggacacccttaaaatttacacaatctcaaatatgaACTATTTGTGGAAACATCTTATTTGTGTTTCAGAAgttgtggctgcattagacaaatataaattatatattttttgtttgtcgcttgcaagaaaaactaacaaaactaaattcttgacagtttccgtatgtcagttctcaacattgtcgaatcaaagtcaacaaataacagagaatgtgtgaacaaaaaataaagaaaccatCACTTCATCAAATTAGTATTAGTAGTCCCTTTAGCATGCAGTAGAGCTCTAATTCTGGCTGGCATGTTCCCCACCAGCCTTTCACACTGTCGACGGTTAAtcttgtcccattcttcttAAATCACTGCTTTTAATTCCTCTAAATGCTTTGATTTAcactttgaaacagaccttttgataatttatcacagattttcagtggggCTCATGTCAAGGCCAAagcatggttccagtgttctggttctccatccagagTTTAACTGACGTTTCTGTGTGGCAAgaggcattgtcttgttggaaaataaagtcattggaggcaggaaagtgTTTTCccgactgttttcaagagtagctcTGTACATGATCTGGTTCATTCGCCCTGTTCCACCCAttctgaaacaaccccagatcatcactgatccacctctatgttttactgtaggggcaagacagtctggtttgtaggcttctccaggcttcctcctaaccagtaagttggctggagcgagcatcaactgaaaattggattcatccctgaagagaaccttagcccaatcatcagCAGTCTAATCCTTGTGATCCCGGTAAAGAGTAACCAAGCTTTCCTTTGCCTCTCGTTGATGAAAGGCTTCTTCTGTGCTTCTTACAAGAAGTCGGTTTCCAATTGTCCTTgccaaacaagtcacatttctcaaCAGTGCCTACTCAtctttaaggtccctggaggtctgacgaCGATGCCTGACACAGGAATGGATGAGTGACAGTCATCTCGTGGGTAGAAAGCCGTTTCCTGCCACGATCAGCTCGTAGTTTGATAGAACCatgtttggcttgttttttcttggtgtaatgagcGGCTGTCTtgaagatcttcagttttttcgctATCTGTCTCTCACtaatgccaatttccagcattgccaagatggctgcctttgtggcttcacatatttcttttgttttaggcattatgtgagagctggcaacttctgagttgtgctacgacTTGAATGTAAGCAAgaaaccactctagacctttgcatgtacagtgctgctgatgacatgaaatggcctcttatataccTTGGGAATACAATtagcttaagcatgtcaaataggacataaagtatcacataatcagctgcattttttgttgtgttcattgtatccttcaggtaatataccttcaGTGGTacaaggcattaaaatgaacaagttttgaagaaaacaagggtggtctaatcattttttccatgactgtaaatACATGAGTCTcagttttaaaacagtttttaatttttaaccataaataatgataatatgaGTACATTAGGAACACATCCATCTCTCTGTTCGCTATGTAAAATTGACCACTGGCAATCAAGCTGACAACCGCTTAGGTACACAGAAATATCTTTGTTCGGTTCCAATCTGACTCTAATGCGATGCACTCCATTGAAACGTGTCTTTGTGGTATCTGCAATTTCATGATGAGTGAACTATGTTTTGACTGTACCAATGTTTCAGGTACAATTGTGACAAAGAGTTGGCCCATTGGGGTCTATTTTTGGAAAGGCCTTATAGTGGGTTTTACATCTTCCCGAGGGGATATTGTCTAGCATCAATTTGTACCACTGAAGGTTTCTCTATGTGTGCCACAAGGTTCCTCTTTGGGTATATACCTTTGTCTGCAGCAGTCTCGCCTTGGAGAAGGTTATTGGACACGTCAATACCGGCTTTTTAAGAGTCACCACGACAATATTCAGAGCACTCCTGTTGTATGGTAACAtgcatctactctcagatgtatgtcgctttggataaaaacatcTGCTAAATCAAAAATAACAGCTTGTagtggcatttttttcagtttggtttttttgtgtgtcatgcacacacattttgaGCATCAACTCTCAACATTGGTTCTCAAACATCAAACAAAATCACCTAAGATAAGACATCTCAGGTGATTTTGTACGTATTGTGTATATTTTGTTATGTAGATTAACTGTGTGTGTCATATATATAGGCCAGTTAGTCTTGTTCAAATGTTAtgttccttcatatttatgccTCTCAAGAACTACCCAGAAAATAATTGGCTTACAAATGATTCACATATtagtaaaattcaaattaatcccccccccccccccccccccaatcctttatacagtgggtacggaaagtattcagaccccttgaaatttttcactctctgtgtcaaaatcaaaaaagttcattttatttctcattaatgtacactcagcaccccatcttgacagaaaaaaacagaaatgtagaaatttttgcaaatttattcaaaaagaaaaactgaaatatcacatggtcataagtattcagaccctgtgctcagtattgagtagaagcacccttttcagctcgtacagccatgagtcttcttgggaatgacgcaacaagtttttcacacctggatttggggatcctctgccattcttccttgcagatcctctccagttctgtcaggttggatggtgaacgttggtggacagccattttgaggtctctccagagatgctcaattgggtttaggtcagagctctggctgggccagtcaagaacagtcacagagttgttctgaagccactcctttgttattttaactgtgtgct encodes:
- the septin3 gene encoding neuronal-specific septin-3, with translation MSDVVPPEVRPKPAVPAKPPSVGVPSPSSPFPPQGPGVGGVGVSAPPPSAIPVPIGSHGPSHVSSHGVGHGVSHGAGHAGSHPAAHSGGHGHGGSHSSSGGSTLLGYIGIDTIIEQMRKKTMKTGFDFNIMVVGHSGLGKSTLVNTLFKSQVSRKSAGWARDEKIPKTVEIKAVSHVIEEGGVKMKLTVVDTPGFGDQINNDNCWEPISKYINEQYEKFLKEEVNITRKKRIPDTRMHCCLYFISPTGHSLRQLDLEFMKRLSHSVNIIPVIAKADTMTIEERQEFKQRVRKELEMSGIEFYPQKEFDEDMEDKSDNDKIREAMPFAVVGSDKEYQVNGKRVLGRKTAWGIVEVENPNHCEFAQLRDFLIRSHLQDLKEVTHNIHYETYRAKRLNENGGLHPISSNDTQESNL